The Peromyscus eremicus chromosome 11, PerEre_H2_v1, whole genome shotgun sequence genome includes a window with the following:
- the Cartpt gene encoding cocaine- and amphetamine-regulated transcript protein isoform X1, producing MESSRLRLLPLLGAALLLLLPLLGARAQEDAELQPRALDIYSAVEDASHEKELPRRQLRAPGAVLQIEALQEVLKKLKSKRIPIYEKKYGQVPMCDAGEQCAVRKGARIGKLCDCPRGTSCNSFLLKCL from the exons ATGGAGAGCTCCCGCCTGCGGCTGCTGCCCCTCCTGGGCGCCGCCCTGCTGTTACTGCTACCTTTGCTGGGTGCCCGTGCCCAGGAGGATGCCGAGCTGCAGCCCCGAGCCCTGGACATCTACTCTGCCGTGGAGGATGCGTCCCACGAGAAAGAGCTG CCAAGGCGGCAACTTCGGGCTCCCGGCGCTGTGTTGCAGATTGAAGCGCTGCAGGAAGTCCTGAAGAAGCTCAAGAGTAAACGCATTCCGATCTATGAGAAGAAGTACGGCCAGGTCCCCATG TGTGATGCTGGAGAGCAGTGCGCAGTGCGGAAAGGCGCCCGGATCGGGAAGCTGTGCGACTGTCCCCGAGGAACTTCCTGCAATTCCTTCCTCTTGAAGTGCTTATGA
- the Cartpt gene encoding cocaine- and amphetamine-regulated transcript protein isoform X2, translating to MESSRLRLLPLLGAALLLLLPLLGARAQEDAELQPRALDIYSAVEDASHEKELIEALQEVLKKLKSKRIPIYEKKYGQVPMCDAGEQCAVRKGARIGKLCDCPRGTSCNSFLLKCL from the exons ATGGAGAGCTCCCGCCTGCGGCTGCTGCCCCTCCTGGGCGCCGCCCTGCTGTTACTGCTACCTTTGCTGGGTGCCCGTGCCCAGGAGGATGCCGAGCTGCAGCCCCGAGCCCTGGACATCTACTCTGCCGTGGAGGATGCGTCCCACGAGAAAGAGCTG ATTGAAGCGCTGCAGGAAGTCCTGAAGAAGCTCAAGAGTAAACGCATTCCGATCTATGAGAAGAAGTACGGCCAGGTCCCCATG TGTGATGCTGGAGAGCAGTGCGCAGTGCGGAAAGGCGCCCGGATCGGGAAGCTGTGCGACTGTCCCCGAGGAACTTCCTGCAATTCCTTCCTCTTGAAGTGCTTATGA